A single window of Papio anubis isolate 15944 chromosome 8, Panubis1.0, whole genome shotgun sequence DNA harbors:
- the LOC101014081 gene encoding D-aminoacyl-tRNA deacylase 1, with amino-acid sequence MKAVLQSVTRASVTVGGEQISAIGRGICVLLSISLEDTQKELEHMVRKILNLRVFEDDRGKHWSKSVMDKQYEILCVSQFTLQCVLKGNKPDFYLAMPTEQAEGFYNSFLEQLPKTYRPGLIKDGTFGAYMQVYIQNDGPVTTELESPAPGTATSDPKQLSKPEKQQQRKDKTRAKGPSESTKERNTPRKEDRSASSGAEGDVSSAWEL; translated from the coding sequence ATGAAGGCCGTGTTGCAGAGCGTCACCCGGGCCAGCGTCACAGTTGGAGGAGAGCAGATTAGTGCCATTGGAAGGGGCATATGTGTGTTGCTGAGTATTTCCCTGGAGGATACGCAGAAGGAACTGGAGCACATGGTCCGAAAGATTCTAAACCTGCGTGTGTTTGAGGATGACAGGGGGAAGCACTGGTCTAAGAGTGTGATGGACAAACAGTACGAGATTCTGTGTGTCAGCCAGTTTACCCTCCAGTGTGTCCTGAAGGGAAACAAGCCTGATTTCTACCTAGCAATGCCCACGGAGCAGGCAGAGGGCTTTTACAACAGCTTCCTGGAGCAGCTGCCTAAAACATACAGGCCGGGGCTTATCAAAGATGGCACGTTTGGGGCCTACATGCAGGTGTACATTCAGAATGATGGGCCTGTGACCACAGAGCTGGAATCGCCAGCTCCCGGCACTGCTACCTCTGATCCAAAGCAGCTGTCAAAGCCTGAAAAACAGCAGCAGAGAAAAGACAAGACCAGAGCTAAGGGACCTTCTGAATCAACCAAGGAAAGAAACACTCCCCGAAAAGAAGACCGCAGTGCCAGCAGCGGGGCCGAGGGTGACGTGTCCTCTGCATGGGAACTGTAG